One genomic window of Triplophysa rosa linkage group LG11, Trosa_1v2, whole genome shotgun sequence includes the following:
- the LOC130561131 gene encoding gastrula zinc finger protein XlCGF57.1-like isoform X2 — protein sequence MMFSEAMNEVEEKHQCQKPQNLVMQEMSSSSLQKNKIYSSESKHGTEAGEPFTCSQCGKSFKQKSHLKEHMKTHTGERPYTCPQCGKSFKQKSMLEEHIRTHTGERPYTCTQCGKSFNRKATLYEHIRTHTGERPYTCTQCERSFKQRSTFDKHIKIHTEERRYACPQCGKRFKQRCTLDVHIKIHTEEHRYACPQCGKSFTQKHYLEEHIRIHTGERPYTCLQCGKSFTQQNHLKVHIKIHSGERPHTCPQCGRSFTHKTTLDEHMIIHSEERPYPCLQCGKSFKERSMLEVHMRIHSEERPYVCPQCGKRFRQKSTFKVHMRIHSGERPYTCTQCGKGFRQKNHLNVHMRVHTGERPYTCPHCGKSFKQKTRLEVHKKIHIGERQ from the coding sequence ATGATGTTCAGTGAAGCCATGAATGAAGTTGAGGAGAAACATCAGTGTCAGAAACCTCAGAATCTTGTAATGCAAGAAATGTCTTCTAGTAGTTTGCAAAAGAACAAGATTTACTCTTCAGAAAGCAAGCACGGGACAGAAGCAGGCGAGCCTTTCACCTgctctcagtgtggaaagagtttcaaacagAAAAGTCATCTTAAGGAGCACATGAaaactcacactggagagcgtccatacacgtgtcctcagtgtggaaagagtttcaaacagAAATCAATGCTTGAGGAGCACATtagaactcacactggagagcgtccatacacatgtactcagtgtggaaagagtttcaaccGCAAAGCAACGCTTTATGAGCACATtagaactcacactggagagcgtccatacacATGTACTCAGTGTGAAAGGAGTTTTAAACAGAGATCAACGTTTGATAAGCACATAAAAATTCACACTGAAGAGCGCAGATAcgcatgtcctcagtgtggaaagagattTAAACAGAGATGTACGCTTGACGTGCACATAAAAATTCACACTGAAGAGCACCGATACGCTTGTCCTCAATGTGGGAAGAGTTTTACACAGAAACATTATCTTGAGGAGCACataagaattcacactggagagcgacCATACACATgtcttcagtgtggaaagagtttcacacagCAAAATCATCTTAAGGTGCACATTAAAATTCACAGTGGAGAGCGACCGcacacatgtcctcagtgtggaaggagtttcacacacaaaacaacgCTTGATGAGCACATGATAATTCACAGTGAAGAGCGCCCTTACCCATgtcttcagtgtggaaagagttttaaagaGAGATCGATGCTTGAGgtccacatgagaattcacagtGAAGAGCGCCCATACgtatgtcctcagtgtggaaagagattTAGACAGAAATCAACGTTTAAGgttcacatgagaattcactctggagagcgtccatacacatgtactcagtgtggaaagggttTCAGACAGAAAAATCATCTTAATGTCCACATGAgggttcacactggagagcgtccatacacGTGTCCtcactgtggaaagagtttcaaacagAAAACACGTCTGGAGGTGCACAAGAAAATTCACATTGGAGAGCGTCAATGA
- the LOC130561131 gene encoding gastrula zinc finger protein XlCGF57.1-like isoform X1 — MNVEVCSIMMFSEAMNEVEEKHQCQKPQNLVMQEMSSSSLQKNKIYSSESKHGTEAGEPFTCSQCGKSFKQKSHLKEHMKTHTGERPYTCPQCGKSFKQKSMLEEHIRTHTGERPYTCTQCGKSFNRKATLYEHIRTHTGERPYTCTQCERSFKQRSTFDKHIKIHTEERRYACPQCGKRFKQRCTLDVHIKIHTEEHRYACPQCGKSFTQKHYLEEHIRIHTGERPYTCLQCGKSFTQQNHLKVHIKIHSGERPHTCPQCGRSFTHKTTLDEHMIIHSEERPYPCLQCGKSFKERSMLEVHMRIHSEERPYVCPQCGKRFRQKSTFKVHMRIHSGERPYTCTQCGKGFRQKNHLNVHMRVHTGERPYTCPHCGKSFKQKTRLEVHKKIHIGERQ, encoded by the coding sequence GTCTGTTCCATCATGATGTTCAGTGAAGCCATGAATGAAGTTGAGGAGAAACATCAGTGTCAGAAACCTCAGAATCTTGTAATGCAAGAAATGTCTTCTAGTAGTTTGCAAAAGAACAAGATTTACTCTTCAGAAAGCAAGCACGGGACAGAAGCAGGCGAGCCTTTCACCTgctctcagtgtggaaagagtttcaaacagAAAAGTCATCTTAAGGAGCACATGAaaactcacactggagagcgtccatacacgtgtcctcagtgtggaaagagtttcaaacagAAATCAATGCTTGAGGAGCACATtagaactcacactggagagcgtccatacacatgtactcagtgtggaaagagtttcaaccGCAAAGCAACGCTTTATGAGCACATtagaactcacactggagagcgtccatacacATGTACTCAGTGTGAAAGGAGTTTTAAACAGAGATCAACGTTTGATAAGCACATAAAAATTCACACTGAAGAGCGCAGATAcgcatgtcctcagtgtggaaagagattTAAACAGAGATGTACGCTTGACGTGCACATAAAAATTCACACTGAAGAGCACCGATACGCTTGTCCTCAATGTGGGAAGAGTTTTACACAGAAACATTATCTTGAGGAGCACataagaattcacactggagagcgacCATACACATgtcttcagtgtggaaagagtttcacacagCAAAATCATCTTAAGGTGCACATTAAAATTCACAGTGGAGAGCGACCGcacacatgtcctcagtgtggaaggagtttcacacacaaaacaacgCTTGATGAGCACATGATAATTCACAGTGAAGAGCGCCCTTACCCATgtcttcagtgtggaaagagttttaaagaGAGATCGATGCTTGAGgtccacatgagaattcacagtGAAGAGCGCCCATACgtatgtcctcagtgtggaaagagattTAGACAGAAATCAACGTTTAAGgttcacatgagaattcactctggagagcgtccatacacatgtactcagtgtggaaagggttTCAGACAGAAAAATCATCTTAATGTCCACATGAgggttcacactggagagcgtccatacacGTGTCCtcactgtggaaagagtttcaaacagAAAACACGTCTGGAGGTGCACAAGAAAATTCACATTGGAGAGCGTCAATGA